The stretch of DNA TTTGAAAAGTGTTTAACCGTAGACAAAAAATATCTGCTAGATATGGTTCAACGTTCAGAGGACATTCAAGCCGATTTTATCGCTGGAGAATACCGTAAAAAATTCTACATTACCAATCCTAATGAAGAAATTGCCAATCCCAAACTATTTGGCGTAGAAGCTTTCCAGCCTGAAGATCAATTCCAGCCTGAATTGGTGACCAAGGACCCTAACTGTATCCTGTTGCAGACCAGAGCCAGTGACAAGTATGCCCTTGCAAAAGAAATGAACGCCTTCTACCAGCATCAACTTTCTATTAATACTTGGGGTGGTCCGCTCAATATCCTTGAGTGTACCCCAAAAGGTGTCAATAAGGCCTTCGCCTTAGACTACTTGCTCAAGGTAATGAATCGTGACAAAAAGGATTTGATTGCCTTTGGAGATGAGCACAATGATACCGAAATGCTAGCTTTTGCTGGGAAGGGCTATGCCATGAAAAATGCCAACCCAGAGCTACTCCCCTATGCAGATGAACAAATTTCCTTGACAAATGACCAAGACGGAGTTGCCAAAACCCTGCAAGACTTATTCTTATAGTCCATACTGACCAGCTTGCGAGCTGTTCTTTGTGCTCTTTTCACAGTCTCATCAACCGGTTAATCGATTGTTCTATTTTTCACCTCCAAAACCTTGGAAAAGGCTTTCTTTTGTGATATACTTCACATATAAATACAAGAGAGCTCGTCATACTCGACTCTGTTGACACAAAATCAATCCAGTCCTGTTTCTCCTGCTCTCAGTTAATATCAAGGAGGATAGCTATGAAAGCTGTTGTTGTAAATCCAGAAAGCACTGGTGTTGCTGTTGAAGAAAAAGTACTCCGTCCACTTGAAACTGGAGAAGCACTTGTAGAAATTGAATACTGTGGTGTTTGCCACACTGACCTCCACGTTGCCCATGGTGACTTTGGTCAAGTACCAGGACGTGTTTTAGGACATGAAGGTGTTGGTATCGTTAAAGAAATTGCCCCAGATGTGAAAAGCCTTAAAGTCGGTGACCGCGTCAGCGTTGCTTGGTTCTTTGAAGGATGTGGTACTTGCGAATACTGTACAACTGGCCGTGAAACTCTTTGCCGTACTGTAAAAAATGCTGGCTACTCAGTAGACGGTGGTATGGCCGAACAATGTATCGTAACTGCAGACTATGCTGTTAAAGTTCCTGACGGACTTGATCCAGCCCAAGCTTCTTCTATCACATGTGCTGGTGTAACGACCTATAAAGCCATTAAAGAAGCCAAAGTTGAACCAGGTCAATGGGTTGTTCTTTACGGTGCTGGTGGACTTGGTAACCTAGCTGTTCAATACGCTAAAAAAGTATTCAATGCTCATGTCATCGCAGTTGATATCAATAACGACAAACTTGCCCT from Streptococcus mitis encodes:
- the adhP gene encoding alcohol dehydrogenase AdhP; this encodes MKAVVVNPESTGVAVEEKVLRPLETGEALVEIEYCGVCHTDLHVAHGDFGQVPGRVLGHEGVGIVKEIAPDVKSLKVGDRVSVAWFFEGCGTCEYCTTGRETLCRTVKNAGYSVDGGMAEQCIVTADYAVKVPDGLDPAQASSITCAGVTTYKAIKEAKVEPGQWVVLYGAGGLGNLAVQYAKKVFNAHVIAVDINNDKLALAKEVGADIVINGLEVEDVPGLIKEKTDGGAHSAVVTAVSKVAFNQAVDSVRAGGRVVAVGLPSEMMELSIVKTVLDGIQVIGSLVGTRKDLEEAFQFGAEGLVVPVVQKRPIEDAVAIFDEMEKGQIQGRMVLDFTH
- a CDS encoding Cof-type HAD-IIB family hydrolase — its product is MTKKIIAVDLDGTLLNSDSQISDFTKETIKKVAEKGHQVIITTGRPYRMSKDFYRELGLDTPMINFNGSLTHLPDQVWNFEKCLTVDKKYLLDMVQRSEDIQADFIAGEYRKKFYITNPNEEIANPKLFGVEAFQPEDQFQPELVTKDPNCILLQTRASDKYALAKEMNAFYQHQLSINTWGGPLNILECTPKGVNKAFALDYLLKVMNRDKKDLIAFGDEHNDTEMLAFAGKGYAMKNANPELLPYADEQISLTNDQDGVAKTLQDLFL